The genomic interval GAAGTGTATATCGCCGAAGAAATGTTCTTCGCCGGCACCGCCGCAGGCGTGACCGGCATCACAAAGGTGGACCACCGCCCCATTGGAAGAGGCGTAATGGGTCCCGTCACAACTCAACTGCGCGCGCTGGTGGATGATGCCGTGCGGGCAAAGCTTCCAAAGTACGAACATTGGAATGTGGCTGTGTAATAAAAAGCAGGAGACCCATATGGGTCTCCTGTTTTTCAATGGACAAATCGATCGATTACTTATTCTTCTTGAAACGCACCAGAACAAGATTTTTTCCGCAGTCGGCAGACGTGGGGACGGAAATTTGATCGGAAAGCGGCAAGCCATTTAAGTCTACGAGTTGAACATATAGCGCGGTCGAAGCGACCGGGGCGTTGCCCAACGCAAATTCAAAACCCGATGGGCCATATTCCTTGTTGATGCCGCTGACGGTCTGCATCTCGATGGTCTTGCCGTCCAGTATGCCTCGCAACACGATCACCTGACCGTAGATGTGGCTGTTATTAACATCCACCACCGTGCCGCCAATGCCCGCCCAATTGCACGCAAATTCAGGATGCACTACGGTGCTTTCCACCTGTTGGGTTGTGGCGCCGAAGGGAGCTTTGGGTGTGCGGGTGGCGGTGGGCGGTTTGCGCGTGCGCGTGGGCGGAATGAGCGAGAACGGCGTATTGGTTGAAAATGGGGTGAAGGTCGGGCGCGGCGTATCGCTGGCGGTCAGCGCAATGGTTGGGCTGGCAGTCCATGTCGCTTGCAACTGAAGCGGGGTGACGGTGGGCGTGGCTGTTTTCGGTCCCAATCCGCTGGGAGGCAAAATATTCAACTCTGAATTCGGATCGACGAACACCATGCCAAAGTAGATCACAAGACAAACGGTGGAAAGCAACATAAGGATCGAAAGAAAATCCCATACCTCAAGCTTTCGCCCTCCGCCGCGCGATCCCGATTGTTTGCCGTCGAAATTAAAATCATCACTCATCAAATTGCTCCGTATAGCGAAACTACTGCGTCACGATCACAGCGGATTGACGTTGCTCCGCGACCCAATGCTTCAGCGCAAGTTCCTGCAACGATAACAAGGCATCCGGCGAAAGCGGGCGCGCCGGGTCGCGCGCCAGAATTCTCAAAATATGGAAGCCAACATCTGTGGCGATCACATCCGTGTGTTCGCCCACTGCTAAATTAAACGCGGCGTCTTCGATCTCTTTATTGAGCAAATAGCCTCGCGGCACCCAGCCGAGATCGCCGCGCGTGACCGGGTCGGCTTTCAACGCGAGGTCGTCAAAGTCGCTTCCGCCGTTCAATTGCAGGAGAAAACTTCGCGCTGTGTCTTCATTATAGAGCAAAATCTGCTGGAGGTGGACTTGCTCGGCTGTGGCAGGCACGGATGAAATGATTTTGTCACGCATCCAGGCGGATTCGACCGCGCGCTTCAACGCGGACTGGAAGGCTGGGTCGCTGTACCCATGACTCGTTTTCCACGCTTCGAGCGCGTCGGCTCCGCCAAGTTGTTGTGTCAGCGAATCGATGCGCGCTTGCAGGGCGGCGTCATCGAGGGTAAAGCCCTCCGCGCGGGCGGCTTGCGCAAGGAGCATTTGCGCCACGAGATCGTCGATCACCGCGCTGGTTGCCGTCGCCGAATCGGCCGGGGCGCCGAGCGCGGCTTGCGCGTTGATGTAATCCGCCACGTCCGCGTTGAATTCGACGAGGGTGACTCCTTCGCCGTTGACAGTTAACGCAAGCGGCTCTGGTGTGGAGGTCGGAGGCTCAGGCGTGGAGGTTGCTGAGGGTGTGTCAACAGGCTGAACCGTCGAGGGAGAAGCGCATGAAGTGAGTCCGAGCGCGAGGATGAGAAATATCCAGATGAAGTTGCGGCGATGAGGTTGAGGCATTATCCCCCGATTATAAATTAAATATGCAGGGGCAGACTTGCGCGTCTGCCCCTGCATAAATCGATCGTTCGGAGCGCGGACTTGAGTCCGCACACGAAGCGGACTGAAGTCCGCATTCCGGATTGGCTCTTAGTAATCCATTCCACCGGGCGGCATGGCGGGAGCGGGTTTATCCTTCTCGGGCATGTCGGTGATGAGCACGTCGGTGGTGAGGATCATCGAAGCGATGGAGGCGGCATTTTCAAGCGCGCCGCGCACCACTTTGACCGGGTCAATCACGCCGGCTTCGATCATGTCCACATACTTGTTGGTGAGCACGTTGTAGCCGATGTTCTTGTTTTTCTTTTCGGCGGCGGTGCGGCGGACGGTGTCGATGATGACGGAACCATCCTGCCCGGCGTTGGAAGCGAGTTTGCGGATCGGGGCTTCGAGCGCCTTCTTGACGATGTTGATGCCCACGCGGACTTCGCTGTCGTCGTCGCCGTTCTCTTTGGCAAGTTTATCCAACTTGGAGGCGGCATTGATGAGGGAAATTTCACCGCCGGGGACGATGCCTTCTTCCACTGCGGCGCGCGCGGCAGAGAGCGCGTCTTCCACGCGATGTTTCTTTTCCTTCATTTCGGTTTCGGTGGCTGCGCCCACGCGAATGATGGCGACGCCGCCGCTCAACTTGGCGAGGCGTTCCTGAAGTTTTTCCTTGTCGTAGTCGCTGGTGCTTTTATCGATCTCAGAGCGGATTTCCTTGATGCGGCCCTCGATGTCCGCCTTCTTGCCTTTGCCGCCAACGATGGTGGTGTTCTCTTTGTCGGAGACGACTTTCTCGGCGCGACCCAAATCTTGAAGGGTGGCGGTTTCGAGTTTGCGGCCCGTCTCTTCGGCGATCACGGTTCCGCCGGTGAGCTTGGCGATATCTTCGAGCATGGCTTTGCGGCGGTCGCCGAAGCCGGGGGCTTTGACAGCCAGCACGTTCAACATGCCGCGTAGTTTGTTGAGGACGAGTGTGGCGAGCGCTTCGCCGTCGATATCTTCGGCGATGATGACGAGTTCGCGCTTGCCGATCTGCACGAGTTTTTCGAGCAAGGGAACGATGTCTTGCGCGGCGGAGATCTTCTTCTCGTTGATCAACACGTACGCGTCGGAGATCACCGCTTCCATCTTCTCGGTGCTGGTGATGAAGTACGGGGAGAGGTAACCGCGATCGAACTGCATCCCTTCGACGAATTCGGTTTCGAATTGCAGGGACTTCGACTCTTCGACGGTGATAACGCCGTCTTTGCCGACTTTGTCCATCACATCGGCGATCAAGCCGCCGATCTCTTCGTCGGCGGCGGAGTTGGTCGCGACGGAGGCGATGTCGCCCTTGGTATCGATCTTCACCGACATCTTGCGGAGTTCTTCCACGATGGTTTCGGTGGCGAGTGAAATGCCGTGCTTGAGGAGCATCGGGTTGTAGCCGGCTTCAAGCGTCTTCAAGCCTTCGTTGACGATGGCATGAGCCAGCACGGTCGAGGTGGTTGTGCCGTCGCCGGCGATGTCGTTGGTCTTCGACGCGGCTTCTTTAAGAAGTTGCGCGCCCATGTTCTCGAACGGGTCTTCGAGTTCAATTTCCTTCGCAACGGAAACGCCGTCGTGAGTGACGGTCGGGGAGCCGAATTTGCGATCGATCGCCACGTTGCGGCCCTTCGGTCCGAGGGTTGCGCCGACCGCGTTGGCAACCACGTTCATACCGTTCTTGAGTTTGCGGCGGGCGTCTTCTGAAAAGACAATTTGTTTAGCAGCCATAGTAATAATCCTCCGGGTTGTGTGGCGCGCGCTCTAGCGTCTAACGCGCCCGGCGTTAGAGAACGCCGATTACACAGTATGTTTGTTAGCCTTCAACGATGGCTAAAATATCGTTCTCTTTGAGGATGAGCAGTTTCTTGCCATCCACTTTCACTTCGGTGCCGGAATATTTCGCGTACAGCACTCGGTCCCCCACTTTGACGTCCATGGCGATGCGCTTGCCGTCTTCGTCGCGCTCGCCGGGTCCCGCCGCAAGGATTTTGCCTTCCTGCGGTTTTTCCTTTGCGGTTTCGGGAAGGATGATGCCGCCGGCAGTAATATCTTCCTGCTCGATCGGCTCAACGATCACGCGTCCGCCAAGGGGCTTCAACTTCAATTTGCTTGCCATCTTTCTGCCTCCTGATTGGAATTTAGAATATTCATGAAATTAGCACTCTGCTTGCACGAGTGCTAAACGCAATAATACTCATTTCAAGAGGGCAAGTCAAGGGGATTGTAAAAATTCTTATGGAGTTCTGATGCCGCCCCCACCCAGCCCTCCCCCAAAATCCGACGAACCCCAGTCGGATTTTGGGGGAGGTGCCGCTTCAGCGGCGGAGGGGGTCAAGGCGTCGGGGTTGCAGTGACTCCCCCACCCGCTTCACTCGGGACGGGTGAGGCTGGCGCGCCATCGTCAGCCAACGACGCGCAGATGAATTCTCCCGTTTGCACAATGCCGAGGATCGTCTGTTGTGAATCAGCATAATCGTCCGGATTGTTGCGGAGTTCAGTCCGCACATCGTTCAGTACTTTCATCGCTTCGCCGCATTGATTAGCCCTCGGGCGGCTCAACGCGGACAAGACCGACCCATAAGTGTAGTAATAAACAATGGTATTCGGCGAAATCGCAAGCCCCGGCACATCGACCGGGTTCTCGTTGAGGTCGGGGAAACAACGTTCCAGTCCGCGCCCTTTGCACGAATCTTCACCGGAGCAACCATAGGTCGCGCACTTAAAGGAGAAGATCGAACCTTCATAATTCCGGGAGCGAAAGTATACGATCCCCAACTGTCCGTAAATATCGGGGTTCGACGGTTCATATTCCAACGCTTTTTGCACGTTACGCGCGGCGGCAAAATATTCGCCCAACTGTGAATACGTCCGCGCAATGGACAAATGCGGACCCGGGTCTTTGACTTTGATCTGTTCATTAATCCGCACCGCTTTATCAAAATACTCCAGCGACTTTACATACGTGGGACGCGCCGCCTCGATGCCTTGTCTATTTGCAATATCGAACGCAAGGATGCGGTAGTTTGCCCCGGCGCGGGTGTATAGGAACGTAAAATTCGGCTCGATGGCGATCGCCTTGTCCCATTCGGTGATGGCAAGGTTGTATTGACCGAAGGTTTCCAGCACTGCCGCATTCACGCGGTGAACGTCCATGAGGGTATCGTCCTGCGCGAGCGCTTGCTTAATGGTCAAATCCGCCTGGTCCCATTTCTGCTGATCGAGCAACACTTCAGCGTAGTACACCAACGCCAGCGTGTTGGAATTATCCAACTGCAACGCGGTTAATGATTCGGCCTCCGCGTCGCGCAAGAAATCTTGCACTTCTTCGGTGGTGCGAAAGTTGGAGTTGGCGTTCCAGTCCAACGTGAACGCGCGGATGGCGTGCGCGGTGCTATCATCCGGCGCAAGTTCAACGGCTTTGGTCGCCGATTCGAGCGCCTCAGTGAGACGCGCCTTTTTCTGCTCGTTGGTAATGAGGAAGGCAGACGAATACGTTTGGATACGCGCCAGTTTTGCCCACGTTTGGGCGTCGCCGGGGTTCACGTCCACAGCCGCGCGGTAGGCTTGAATCGCCGCGTCCACGTTCCCCGCGCTGAAGTAGGCTTCCCCTTCCAAGATCAACGATGCGGGTGAACGAGTGGGAGTCGGCGTGTTTTGAAAGAGCGGTTGAATGTCTCCACTGCTGATCTGCTGAAGAATCCAGATCCCGCCGAGGAGCATCACCACCCAAATGAACATGCGGTAGATATTCGACTGCGGCTTGCGGTTGAAGAGCGGACGACGCGGTGAAATATTCATGGCGTGGGAGTTGTAGACGGAGGCGCGGCGGAGGTCGCCTCTGCGCTTGCCGGTGTAGATGTGCTGGCGGGCGGGTTGGCAAGATTCTCTTCACAGATGCGAATCATTTCGCCCGCGTTGAACACTGCCGTTTCATCGGTTGGAATCTTGGATTGGATCTCCTGGGCGATCTGTAATGCCTCGCCGCATTGACCGGTACGCGCCAGGGCGAGTCCGTAGGTGTAATAAATCTCCGCCAATCGAATATCATTTCCGACGAGCGAAAGACCTTCGATGGGGCTTCCATCTTCCGCCGCGCCGCCGAAAATGGCGAGGCGCAGTTGCGCGATCGCCTCTTTCCATAGATCGTTTTGATAATACATCACGCCAAAGTTGCCGCGCAAACGCGGGTCCACCGGGTTGTTTTGCACGGCGGTCTCGGCGTATTGCAAGGCTTTAGGCAATTCGCCTGTCCCCGCATAGGTGCGCGAAATATACAGGTCGGGGTAGGGGTCGGCGGGGTTCAGCACATCGGCGCGCGTGAACGCGTCGATCGCCTGAGAGGGCGCGCTGATGGCGCGATAGTTCAACCCGATCCGCAAATGCAAATCGGCGATATTGTCGTTATACGATAATGCCTGTTCGAATTCGCGGATCGCCTCATCGTAATTATCCGTTACCTCCAACAAAATGCCGCGCGCGCGGTGCGCTTCCATGGTGTCGGGGGCGAGAGCCAGCGCCACTTTCGATTCTTCAATCGCCTTTGTAATGTTATCGAACGAGCCAGAGTCGACAAGGATCTCTGTGTAATACGCGTGGACAAGCCCATTATTCGGGTCGATTTGCAACGCTTCCTCGATCCAACGGAGCGCATCGGAAGTATTGCCCTGCGCGTTCGCCGCCCAGGCGCGCACCGCGATCGCCAGCGCGTTGCCGGGGTCGAGCAATAACGCGTTCTCCGCGTTGGCTTGCGCGTCGGCAGGTTTGCCAGCCAACACTTGCACGCGGGCAATGGCAATATATAACGCCGCATCCTGCGGCGACGAGCGGATCGCCTCCTGATACGCCTCGATGGATTGGATGAACTTGCCTTCGGTGGCAAGCTGGTCGGCATCGGTCACGAACGATTCGGCGGAACGGGTGGGCGTTGGGGTCGCCTCGAACGGGTTTGGCTGGGTTGGCAAATAGATTTGATTGAAGTAATAGCCGAATGCCGCCACCAACAGAAAAACGATCCAGCCAAAATAATTTGGGCGGCGTTTGCGGCGGTTCATACTCCACTTACTGCTTCTCGGTAAATACATAATTTCATATTACCATGAAAAAATGAAGGAGCATTAAGGCGAGGAAAGTGGAAAGTGGAAAGTTAGGGCGATTGCATCTAAATTGAGGTAAAAAAGGGCTATCTTGAAGGAGGTAGCCATGACAAAGAAGCCATTGGAGGCGATCGCCGAGCATTTTAGCAAAGTGAGCGATCCGCGGGTGGATCGAACGAAGGAACATAAACTCATAGATTTGATCAGCATCGCCATATGTGCGGTGATCTGTGGAGCGGAAGGCTGGACGGACATTGAGCATTTTGGGAATAGCAAGATAGTCTGGCTGAGCACGTTTCTTGAATTGCCGAATGGTATCCCGTCGCATGACACTTTTGGTCGGGTCTTCTCGAAGTTGGATGCCCAACAGTTCCAGTTGGCGTTTTACGAATGGGTCTGGGCAGTCAATGAGATCATCCCAGGGCAAATCATCAATATGGATGGGAAGCGTTTGGGTGGCTCGCAGGATCGGCTACTGGGCAAACGAGCCATTTATATGGTCAGCGCTTGGGCGGAAGAAAACGAGATTGTTCTGGGACAGCGTAAAGTGGACGAAAAGTCGAACGAGATCACCGCCATCCCCGAATTACTCAAGATTCTGGCGCTTGCAGGCTGTATTGTGACCATAGATGCCATAGGAACCCAAACCAATATTGCCCAAACCATCGTCGCAGCTCAGGCAGATTATGTTTTGAGTGTGAAAGAGAACCAGGGGCGTCTGTTTGAAGATATTTCGGTCGTGTTTGCGGTCGATCAAGCCCACAACTTCAAATATGCTTCCCTGGACTATGACAAGACAGCGAATAAGGGACATGGGCGCATAGAAATTCGAGAATGCTGGAGTACCTCTGATCCTGCCTATCTAAACTTGATTCGTAACAAAGAAAACTGGCTGGTCTGCAAAGCATTGTCATGCTCGTGTGCACGCGGAACGTGGCTGGCAAGGAAACCAAAACAGTACGCTACTATATCTCCAGCCTGCCCAGTCACCCGAAACGATTGTTACATCTGGTGCGCAGACACTGGGCGATTGAAAATGAACTGCACTGGGTCTTGGATGTGGCTTTGCGGGAAGACCATAGTCGTGTGCGTAAAGATCAAGCTCCTGAAAACTTCGCCGTCCTTCGCCACATTGCGCTCAATCTGCTCAAACAGGAGAAAACCGCCAAAGGCGGTATGCATGCCAAGCAACTCCAAGCCGCTTGGAACCAGGATTACCTCCTCAAAGTCCTCGCCTCACCGATTTAGATGCGATTGCCCTAAGTGGAAAGTAGAAAGTGGAAAGTGGAAGAGGATGATAAAATCGCCGCATGAAGTTCGAGGTCTTCACGCTTCTCCCCGAAGTATTTTCCCCCTATTTGGCATCCAGTATTCTCAAACGCGCGAACGAGCGGGGACTCATCAGCGTGGGCTTGCACAACATCCGCGACTACACACACGACAAACATCACGTCACCGACGATACGCCCTACGGCGGAGGCGGCGGGATGGTGATGAAACCTGAGCCGGTCTTTGAAGCGGTTGAATCGGTTCTGGGACACGCTCCGCTTCAACCTTCGGGTCAGCCTGTTCCAATCATTCTGCTTACCCCGCAGGGACGCGTTTTCACCCAGCGCATTGCCGAAGAATTGTCGCAACACGAACGCATCGCAATGATCTGCGGACGCTACGAAGGCGTGGACGAACGCATCCGCGAGCGCCTCGTCACCGATGAAATTTCCATCGGCGATTATGTGTTGACCGGCGGCGAACTCCCCGCGCTGATTTTGATCGACGCCGTCTCGCGTCTCATCCCCGGCGTGTTGGGCGACCCCACCGGCGCGGAAGATGACTCGCACTCGATGGGCTTGCTCGAATATCCGCATTACACCAAGCCGGCGGAATTTCGCGGCTGGAAGGTTCCCGAAGTGTTGCAAAGCGGCAATCATGCAATGATCGACAAATGGCGCAGGGAGCAATCTCTGCTCCGCACATTGAATAAACGACCGGATATGCTGGAGA from Candidatus Defluviilinea gracilis carries:
- a CDS encoding peptidyl-prolyl cis-trans isomerase, yielding MPQPHRRNFIWIFLILALGLTSCASPSTVQPVDTPSATSTPEPPTSTPEPLALTVNGEGVTLVEFNADVADYINAQAALGAPADSATATSAVIDDLVAQMLLAQAARAEGFTLDDAALQARIDSLTQQLGGADALEAWKTSHGYSDPAFQSALKRAVESAWMRDKIISSVPATAEQVHLQQILLYNEDTARSFLLQLNGGSDFDDLALKADPVTRGDLGWVPRGYLLNKEIEDAAFNLAVGEHTDVIATDVGFHILRILARDPARPLSPDALLSLQELALKHWVAEQRQSAVIVTQ
- a CDS encoding tetratricopeptide repeat protein — encoded protein: MNRRKRRPNYFGWIVFLLVAAFGYYFNQIYLPTQPNPFEATPTPTRSAESFVTDADQLATEGKFIQSIEAYQEAIRSSPQDAALYIAIARVQVLAGKPADAQANAENALLLDPGNALAIAVRAWAANAQGNTSDALRWIEEALQIDPNNGLVHAYYTEILVDSGSFDNITKAIEESKVALALAPDTMEAHRARGILLEVTDNYDEAIREFEQALSYNDNIADLHLRIGLNYRAISAPSQAIDAFTRADVLNPADPYPDLYISRTYAGTGELPKALQYAETAVQNNPVDPRLRGNFGVMYYQNDLWKEAIAQLRLAIFGGAAEDGSPIEGLSLVGNDIRLAEIYYTYGLALARTGQCGEALQIAQEIQSKIPTDETAVFNAGEMIRICEENLANPPASTSTPASAEATSAAPPSTTPTP
- the groES gene encoding co-chaperone GroES, whose product is MASKLKLKPLGGRVIVEPIEQEDITAGGIILPETAKEKPQEGKILAAGPGERDEDGKRIAMDVKVGDRVLYAKYSGTEVKVDGKKLLILKENDILAIVEG
- a CDS encoding tetratricopeptide repeat protein, whose amino-acid sequence is MNISPRRPLFNRKPQSNIYRMFIWVVMLLGGIWILQQISSGDIQPLFQNTPTPTRSPASLILEGEAYFSAGNVDAAIQAYRAAVDVNPGDAQTWAKLARIQTYSSAFLITNEQKKARLTEALESATKAVELAPDDSTAHAIRAFTLDWNANSNFRTTEEVQDFLRDAEAESLTALQLDNSNTLALVYYAEVLLDQQKWDQADLTIKQALAQDDTLMDVHRVNAAVLETFGQYNLAITEWDKAIAIEPNFTFLYTRAGANYRILAFDIANRQGIEAARPTYVKSLEYFDKAVRINEQIKVKDPGPHLSIARTYSQLGEYFAAARNVQKALEYEPSNPDIYGQLGIVYFRSRNYEGSIFSFKCATYGCSGEDSCKGRGLERCFPDLNENPVDVPGLAISPNTIVYYYTYGSVLSALSRPRANQCGEAMKVLNDVRTELRNNPDDYADSQQTILGIVQTGEFICASLADDGAPASPVPSEAGGGVTATPTP
- the groL gene encoding chaperonin GroEL (60 kDa chaperone family; promotes refolding of misfolded polypeptides especially under stressful conditions; forms two stacked rings of heptamers to form a barrel-shaped 14mer; ends can be capped by GroES; misfolded proteins enter the barrel where they are refolded when GroES binds), with protein sequence MAAKQIVFSEDARRKLKNGMNVVANAVGATLGPKGRNVAIDRKFGSPTVTHDGVSVAKEIELEDPFENMGAQLLKEAASKTNDIAGDGTTTSTVLAHAIVNEGLKTLEAGYNPMLLKHGISLATETIVEELRKMSVKIDTKGDIASVATNSAADEEIGGLIADVMDKVGKDGVITVEESKSLQFETEFVEGMQFDRGYLSPYFITSTEKMEAVISDAYVLINEKKISAAQDIVPLLEKLVQIGKRELVIIAEDIDGEALATLVLNKLRGMLNVLAVKAPGFGDRRKAMLEDIAKLTGGTVIAEETGRKLETATLQDLGRAEKVVSDKENTTIVGGKGKKADIEGRIKEIRSEIDKSTSDYDKEKLQERLAKLSGGVAIIRVGAATETEMKEKKHRVEDALSAARAAVEEGIVPGGEISLINAASKLDKLAKENGDDDSEVRVGINIVKKALEAPIRKLASNAGQDGSVIIDTVRRTAAEKKNKNIGYNVLTNKYVDMIEAGVIDPVKVVRGALENAASIASMILTTDVLITDMPEKDKPAPAMPPGGMDY
- the trmD gene encoding tRNA (guanosine(37)-N1)-methyltransferase TrmD; protein product: MKFEVFTLLPEVFSPYLASSILKRANERGLISVGLHNIRDYTHDKHHVTDDTPYGGGGGMVMKPEPVFEAVESVLGHAPLQPSGQPVPIILLTPQGRVFTQRIAEELSQHERIAMICGRYEGVDERIRERLVTDEISIGDYVLTGGELPALILIDAVSRLIPGVLGDPTGAEDDSHSMGLLEYPHYTKPAEFRGWKVPEVLQSGNHAMIDKWRREQSLLRTLNKRPDMLEKAELSDEDRKLAASLSSKVESRKQDV